The genomic interval GGCTGACCGGGCACCTGGCGGCGCACCGCCCCGACCTGCTGACCGGCCCGCTCCGGGCGGAACTCGTCCTCGGCGGCCGCTCGAACCTCACCTATCTGGTCCGGGCCGGCGCGCACGAGTTCGTACTCCGCCGCCCGCCGCTCGGGCACGTGCTGGCCACCGCGCACGACATGGTCCGGGAGTTCCGGGTGATCTCGGCGCTCGCCCCGACCGGGGTACCGGTGCCGGCCGCCCTGCTGCTCTGCTCCGACGAGGCGGTGCTCGGCGCGCCGTTCTACCTGATGGAGCGGGTGCCGGGGGTGGTCTACCGCAGCCGGGACCAGACCGACCCGTTGACGCCGGCCCAGCGCCGTGAGCTGGCGTTGGTCATGATGGACGTGCTGGCGACGCTGCACACCGTCGACCCGGCCGCCGTCGGGCTGGCCGACTTCGGCCGGCCGGAGGGCTTCCTGGCCCGGCAGGTGCGCCGCTGGGGCGGGCAGCTCGACCGGTCCCGCAGCCGGCCGTTGCCCGGCATCGACGAGCTACGCCGACGGCTGGCCGCGACCGCGCCGGACGGCCTGAACGCCGGGCGGATCGTGCACGGCGACTACCGGCTCGACAACCTGATCGCCGACTGCGGTCCCGCACCGGGCGAGACCGCGAGGAGTCCGGCGGTGACGATCCGGGCGGTACTCGACTGGGAGATGGCCACCCTCGGCGACCCGCTCGCCGACCTGGGCCTGCTGCTGACCTACTGGGATGTGCTCGGCGACTCCGACGCCGCCGCCGGAAACCCGGTCGCCGACG from Plantactinospora sp. BC1 carries:
- a CDS encoding phosphotransferase family protein → MTDPPANAVRPEPPAGSPSGLDLDRLTGHLAAHRPDLLTGPLRAELVLGGRSNLTYLVRAGAHEFVLRRPPLGHVLATAHDMVREFRVISALAPTGVPVPAALLLCSDEAVLGAPFYLMERVPGVVYRSRDQTDPLTPAQRRELALVMMDVLATLHTVDPAAVGLADFGRPEGFLARQVRRWGGQLDRSRSRPLPGIDELRRRLAATAPDGLNAGRIVHGDYRLDNLIADCGPAPGETARSPAVTIRAVLDWEMATLGDPLADLGLLLTYWDVLGDSDAAAGNPVADGLGPRAGFPSGAELIDRYAARSDVDVGPLDWHVALGCFKLAVICEGIHYRHTLGQTVGEGFDRIGALVDPLVGYGLAALGRN